A genome region from Streptomyces sp. S4.7 includes the following:
- a CDS encoding GntR family transcriptional regulator: MIEYRIDRRSGVATYLQIVQQTKQALRLGLLEPGDRLPTAREVVEATAINPNTVLKAYRELEREGLAEGRRGLGTFVSGTLGGGAADSPLRAELRAELTTWVERARTGGLERDDLSALFDSVLAELADRFTEPTGTGATTGATTGTATSSTTSTTTKGEYS; this comes from the coding sequence GTGATCGAATACCGCATCGACCGGCGCAGCGGTGTCGCCACATACCTCCAGATCGTCCAGCAGACCAAACAGGCCCTCCGCCTCGGCCTGCTGGAGCCCGGCGACAGACTGCCCACGGCACGCGAGGTCGTGGAAGCCACGGCCATCAATCCCAACACCGTCCTCAAGGCCTACCGCGAACTGGAGCGCGAGGGCCTGGCCGAAGGACGCCGCGGGCTGGGGACCTTCGTAAGCGGCACCCTCGGCGGCGGCGCCGCCGACAGCCCGCTGCGGGCCGAACTCCGCGCCGAACTCACCACCTGGGTCGAACGGGCCCGCACCGGAGGGCTGGAGAGGGACGACCTGTCCGCCCTCTTCGACTCCGTCCTCGCGGAACTCGCGGACCGCTTCACGGAGCCGACCGGCACAGGCGCCACGACCGGCGCCACGACCGGCACCGCCACCAGCAGCACGACCAGCACCACGACCAAGGGGGAATACTCATGA
- the mshD gene encoding mycothiol synthase: MTDTAALDPGRQIETLDEINPEQARAVLALLDDAARSDGVQAVSEQGRLQLRGGPRAGVRHFLLTVGGELLGYAQLEDTDPVEAPAAELVVHPSHRGRGHGRALGAALLAASGKRLRVWAHGGKSAARHLAQVLGLSMFRELRQLRRPLEPLDIPEPVLPDGVTVRTFVPGRDDAAWLAVNAAAFAHHPEQGGLTQRDLDDREAEPWFDPKGFFLAEREGGLVGFHWTKVHAAEQLGEVYVVGISPDARGGGLGKALTAIGLRHLASLGLPTAMLYVDADNTAAVTVYERLGFVTHEVDLMYRTES; encoded by the coding sequence ATGACTGATACGGCAGCCCTCGACCCGGGCCGGCAGATCGAGACCCTCGACGAGATCAACCCCGAGCAGGCGCGGGCCGTACTCGCGCTGCTCGACGACGCGGCCCGTTCCGACGGTGTGCAAGCGGTGTCCGAGCAGGGGCGGTTGCAGTTGCGCGGGGGGCCGAGGGCCGGGGTGCGGCATTTTCTGCTGACCGTCGGTGGGGAGTTGCTCGGGTACGCCCAGCTGGAGGACACCGATCCCGTCGAGGCGCCGGCCGCCGAGCTGGTCGTGCACCCGTCGCACCGGGGACGTGGGCACGGGCGCGCCCTCGGGGCCGCGTTGCTCGCCGCTTCCGGGAAGCGGCTGCGGGTGTGGGCGCACGGCGGCAAGTCCGCCGCCCGGCATCTGGCGCAGGTGCTCGGGCTGAGCATGTTCCGGGAACTGCGGCAGTTGCGGCGGCCGTTGGAGCCGCTGGACATCCCCGAGCCGGTCCTGCCCGACGGCGTCACCGTGCGTACCTTCGTGCCCGGCCGGGACGACGCCGCCTGGCTCGCCGTCAACGCCGCCGCCTTCGCACACCACCCCGAGCAGGGCGGACTCACGCAGCGCGATCTCGACGACCGCGAGGCGGAGCCGTGGTTCGACCCGAAGGGCTTCTTCCTGGCCGAGCGGGAGGGCGGGCTCGTGGGCTTCCACTGGACCAAGGTGCACGCCGCCGAACAGCTCGGCGAGGTGTACGTCGTCGGCATCAGCCCCGACGCGCGGGGCGGCGGACTCGGCAAGGCGCTCACCGCGATCGGGCTGCGGCACCTGGCGTCGCTGGGCCTGCCGACCGCGATGCTCTACGTCGACGCGGACAACACGGCCGCGGTGACGGTCTACGAGCGCCTGGGCTTCGTGACGCACGAGGTGGACCTCATGTACCGCACGGAGTCGTAG
- a CDS encoding ABC transporter ATP-binding protein encodes MTAAAIEAAGLGKRYGKRRGWALRECSFRVPAGRICALVGPNGAGKSTLLAQAAGLLPATEGGVRVLGEHPADVRDRIAYVAQDKPLYGQLTIRDTLRMGDELNPGRWDADAAERIVTEGRLDLGVRVRTLSGGQRTRVALALALGKRPELMLLDEPMADLDPLARHQLMGTLMAEAATHGTTVVISSHILTELEGTCDYLLLLDDGRIRLGGETEDLLTAHRLITGPVRGLAPHTVVDTRTTGRQITALIRPDGPVGHDWQTVEPSLEELLLAHLRSPGAPVLLTPSAELSTLRTLAAEVTA; translated from the coding sequence ATGACAGCCGCGGCGATCGAGGCGGCCGGCCTCGGCAAGCGCTACGGGAAACGGCGCGGCTGGGCCCTGCGCGAGTGTTCCTTCCGGGTGCCCGCCGGCCGTATCTGCGCCCTCGTCGGGCCCAACGGCGCGGGCAAGTCCACCCTGCTCGCCCAGGCGGCGGGACTGCTCCCGGCCACCGAGGGCGGCGTCCGGGTCCTCGGCGAGCACCCGGCCGACGTCCGCGACCGGATCGCGTACGTCGCCCAGGACAAGCCCCTCTACGGGCAGTTGACGATCCGCGACACCCTGCGCATGGGCGACGAACTCAACCCCGGCCGGTGGGACGCCGACGCCGCCGAGCGGATTGTCACCGAGGGACGGCTCGACCTCGGCGTACGCGTCCGTACGCTCTCCGGCGGCCAGCGCACCCGGGTCGCCCTCGCGCTCGCCCTCGGCAAGCGGCCCGAACTCATGCTGCTGGACGAGCCGATGGCCGACCTCGACCCGCTCGCCCGCCATCAGCTCATGGGCACGCTCATGGCGGAGGCCGCCACGCACGGCACCACCGTCGTGATCTCGTCGCACATCCTCACCGAACTGGAAGGCACCTGCGACTATCTGCTGCTCCTCGACGACGGCCGGATCCGGCTCGGCGGCGAGACCGAGGACCTGCTGACCGCGCACCGGCTGATCACCGGCCCCGTACGCGGCCTGGCCCCGCACACGGTCGTGGACACCCGCACCACCGGCCGCCAGATCACCGCGCTGATCCGCCCCGACGGACCGGTCGGCCACGACTGGCAGACCGTGGAACCTTCCCTGGAGGAACTGTTGCTCGCCCACCTGCGCTCCCCGGGCGCGCCCGTGCTGCTGACGCCGAGCGCGGAGTTGAGCACCCTCCGCACCCTCGCCGCCG